One part of the Melopsittacus undulatus isolate bMelUnd1 chromosome 17, bMelUnd1.mat.Z, whole genome shotgun sequence genome encodes these proteins:
- the SMARCD2 gene encoding SWI/SNF-related matrix-associated actin-dependent regulator of chromatin subfamily D member 2, with protein sequence MRGPSPVPAAAAPGYRPMGPAAAQYQRPGMPPGSRMPMAGLQVGPPGAPPYGAASPMRPGLPQSMMDPFRKRLLTPQAQPPLATQRRGVKRRKMADKVLPQRIRELVPESQAYMDLLAFERKLDQTIARKRMEIQEAIKKPLTQKRKLRIYISNTFTPAKEEGEGGERVASWELRVEGKLLEDPSKQKRKFSSFFKSLVIELDKELYGPDNHLVEWHRLPTTQETDGFQVKRPGDVNVKCTLLLMLDHQPPQYKLDPRLARLLGVHTQTRASIMQALWLYIKHNKLQDSHEKEYINCNRYFRQIFNCIRMRFSEIPMKLAGLLQHPDPIIINHTISVDPNDQKKTACYDIDVEVDDPLKAQMSNFLASTTNQQEIASLDAKIHETIESINQLKTQRDFMLSFSNNPQDFIQEWIKSQRRDLKIITDVIGNPEEERRAEFYQQPWAQEAVGRHIFAKVQQRRQELEQVLGIRLT encoded by the exons ATGCGCGGCCCCAGCCCGGTtcctgccgccgccgcccccgGATACCGGCCCATGGGCCCGGCCGCCGCGCAGTACCAG CGCCCCGGAATGCCGCCTGGCAGCAGGATGCCCATGGCAGGCCTGCAGGTGGGACCACCAGGAGCCCCCCCATATGGAGCAGCCTCCCCGATGAGACCCGGCCTGCCACAGTCCATGATGGATCCCTTCAGGAAGCGCCTGCTGACCCCCCAGGCACAGCCCCCGCTGGCCACCCAGAGGAGAGG ggtgaagaggaggaagatggCTGACAAGGTGCTGCCACAGAGG ATCCGGGAACTGGTCCCAGAATCCCAGGCCTACATGGACCTCCTCGCTTTCGAGCGCAAGCTGGACCAAACCATCGCTCGGAAGAGGATGGAGATTCAGGAGGCCATTAAGAAGCCGCTGACG CAAAAGCGGAAGCTGAGGATTTACATCTCCAACACTTTCACCCCAGccaaagaggaaggggaaggtggGGAACGTGTGGCTTCCTGGGAGCTGCGTGTGGAGGGCAAACTGCTGGAGGAT CCGAGCAAGCAGAAGAGGAAGTTCTCCTCCTTTTTCAAGAGCCTCGTCATAGAGCTGGACAAAGAGTTGTATGGGCCAGACAACCATCTGGTGGAG TGGCACCGGCTGCCCACAACCCAGGAGACCGACGGCTTCCAAGTGAAGCGTCCGGGCGATGTCAATGTGAAATGCACTCTGCTGCTCATGCTGGATCACCAG CCTCCGCAGTACAAACTGGACCCTCGCCTGGCTCGCCTGCTTGGGGTGCACACCCAGACCCGCGCCAGCATCATGCAGGCCCTGTGGCTCTACATCAAGCACAACAAGCTGCAGGACAGCCACGAGAAGGAGTACATCAACTGCAACCGCTACTTCCGCCAG ATCTTCAACTGCATCCGCATGCGCTTCTCTGAGATCCCCATGAAGCTGGCAgggctcctgcagcacccagaTCCCATCATCATCAACCACACCATCAG CGTGGACCCCAATGACCAGAAGAAGACCGCGTGCTACGACATTGATGTGGAGGTGGATGATCCCCTGAAGGCTCAGATGAGCAACTTCCTGGCTTCCACCACCAACCAGCAGGAGATCGCCTCGCTGGATGCCAAG ATCCATGAGACCATCGAATCCATCAACCAGCTGAAGACACAGCGCGATTTCATGCTGAGCTTCAGCAACAACCCCCAGGATTTCATCCAGGAATGGATCAAATCCCAGAGGAGGGATCTCAAG ATCATTACAGATGTGATCGGGAACCCCGAGGAGGAGCGAAGAGCCGAGTTCTACCAGCAGCCCTGGGCGCAGGAGGCTGTGGGCAGACACATCTTTGCTAAG GTCCAGCAGCGTCGGCAGGAACTGGAACAAGTGCTCGGGATCCGCCTCACCTAA